Genomic window (Candidatus Desulfarcum epimagneticum):
GGGAGGGAACCAATGTCTCCGAGGGCCGGGGCGCCACCCGGCCCTTTGAGTTTTTCGGCGCCCCGTTCATCCGACTCGAAAAATTAAAAATCCCCCGGGACCGGTTCCCGGGGATCCTCCTTCGCCCGGCGGTTTTCGAGCCCACGTCCAACAAATGGAGCGGCGAGACGTGTTTCGGGTTCCAGATCCATGTCACGAATTTTTCCATCTACCGGCCCTATGGCGTCTCTTTGAGACTCATGGCCGCCATCGCCAAAGCCTTCCGGGACGATTTCCAGTGGAAATCCCCGCCCTATGAGTATGAGTACGAACGGATGCCCATCGATCTCATCACCGGGGGCCCCGAGGCCCGGCTGGCGGTTGAAAACGGATGGGACATTGATGAGCTGGAACGCTCCCGGCAAAAAGAACTGGACGATTTCACGAAACGAAGCCGGGAGTTTTGGCTCTACGACGTGTAGGCCCGTCGCCCTTCCATCAAAAGAAACAGGGAGAAAAAAATGGAAACCCGATGCGAGTATTCCCAGATGTCCATCCCCGCCGATTCCAAGTATCTGCGCATCGCCGGTCAATACGCCGGTTCCGTGGCGGAAAAATTCGGCTTTGACCCCAAAAGCGTTGAAAAAGTCACGCGCGCCACCCGCCGGGCCGCGGCGTGGATCATGGATTACTCCTACGCGGAAAACGAAAAAGGCCTGATTTGGATTTCGTGCGAAATCGTTCCCGAAGGCTTTAAAGTCGCGCTCAAAGACAAGGGGCTTCCCTTTGATCCGTCCCGCCCCCCGAAAGAGGGCCCGGACGCGCCGCCGGACCTGTCAGACGTCCGGGACGAGGTGGACGAAGTGGAATTTCACAACCTGGGCCCGGATGGAAAAGAGATGGCTCTGCTGATCCGGGCCCGGCACAACCGGATCACCGACTATTACCAGGCCTGCGAGCTGGACTTGTACGAAGAGCCGGCCGGGCCGCCTCCCGGGGAAAAACCCAAAAAAACCCCCTACACCGTCCGGGCGCTGGAGCCGGGGGAGGAGGCCGAGGTGTCCAAATGCATTTACAAGGGATATCGCTACACCTACCCCTATCACCATGTTTATTATCCTGAAAAACTCATGGCGCTCAATCAAAACGGCTCCCTGTTCTCGGCGGTGGCGGTCACGGACCAGGGCGAAATCATGGGCCACAGCGCCCTTCGCTATGACCACAAAGACGCGCCGGTGGCGGAAATGGCCCTGGGCGTGGTGAAGCCGGAGTTTCGCAGGCAGGGATGTTTGAAACGGCTGTTTGAGTTTTTGGCCCAAAAAGCGCGGGAAGACGGCCTGATGGGGGTTTACGCCCAGCCGGTCACCATTCACACATGGTCCCAGAAGGCGTTCGTTGACATGGGCTTTTCGGAATGCGCCCTGGCCCTGGGATATCTTCCGGCCACCGTGAGCTTCAAAGGGGTGGGCAAAAAAATGTCAAAGCGGGGAAGCGTGACCGTCTGCTTTCTTTATTTCGCCCCCCCCAAGAAAACCCGGATTTATCCCCCGCGCGCCCACAAAGACATGATCGCGGCCATTTACCGCCGCCTGGGCGTCTCCCCCGACATCCAGGCCCCGGCGGCTGGGGTCCCGGACCCTGAGTCCGTGATTCAAACCAGCGTGATGAGCGCCACGGGCTTTTCCCGGATCGCGGTGGAAAAATACGGAAAAAACGCGGCTGAGCAAACCCGGAAAGCCCTAAAAGAGATGCGCCTGAAAAAGCTGGACGTCATTCAGCTGTTTCTGGACCTGTCCCATCCGCTGACGCCTGATTTTTCAATGGAAATGGAGGCGCTGGGTTTTTTCTTCTCCGGGATTCTGCCCGGCGCCATGCCCGGGGGCCGGGACGCCCTGATCCTTCAGTATCTGAACAATGTGGACATATCCTATGAGGAGATGGAGCTGTTTTCCGATGAGGCGAGGGAGCTGGCCGGGTATATCCAAAACCGAGACCCCAACATGACTGATGGCTAAGTAAAATTCGATCTACCGCGTTGCGACGGTTTTTTCCCGGGGCCACATACTATATGTATTGTGGCCCCGGGAAAAAACCGCCACGCCTTGTATATCAAATTTTACTTAGCCATCAGTGGGCCTTACGGCGCCGGCGGCATCGCGACGCGCTTTTGTTT
Coding sequences:
- a CDS encoding conserved hypothetical protein (Evidence 4 : Unknown function but conserved in other organisms); protein product: METRCEYSQMSIPADSKYLRIAGQYAGSVAEKFGFDPKSVEKVTRATRRAAAWIMDYSYAENEKGLIWISCEIVPEGFKVALKDKGLPFDPSRPPKEGPDAPPDLSDVRDEVDEVEFHNLGPDGKEMALLIRARHNRITDYYQACELDLYEEPAGPPPGEKPKKTPYTVRALEPGEEAEVSKCIYKGYRYTYPYHHVYYPEKLMALNQNGSLFSAVAVTDQGEIMGHSALRYDHKDAPVAEMALGVVKPEFRRQGCLKRLFEFLAQKAREDGLMGVYAQPVTIHTWSQKAFVDMGFSECALALGYLPATVSFKGVGKKMSKRGSVTVCFLYFAPPKKTRIYPPRAHKDMIAAIYRRLGVSPDIQAPAAGVPDPESVIQTSVMSATGFSRIAVEKYGKNAAEQTRKALKEMRLKKLDVIQLFLDLSHPLTPDFSMEMEALGFFFSGILPGAMPGGRDALILQYLNNVDISYEEMELFSDEARELAGYIQNRDPNMTDG